In Zingiber officinale cultivar Zhangliang chromosome 1A, Zo_v1.1, whole genome shotgun sequence, the DNA window ATCTTTCGATTTTCCTTCTATATTCAGCAATGTCCCACAAATAGATTCACAtacattcttttcaatatgcataaGGTCAAGATTGTGACGTATCACATTATCTTTCCAATATGGTAAATCAAAGAATATACTCATTTTTTTCCAATTGAATGGCAGAGCTGAATTATCATTAACTGTTTTTCCAAaagtaaatttcaaatttttcaaCTCATTTATCACCATGTCTCCTGATAGTATAGGTGGTGGTCTTCCATGCTCTTCTGTGCCATCAAAAAATTGAGCATTTTTTCGAAATACATGATCACTATTTAAAAACCTCCGATGACCCATATAACAATATTTTCCACCATGTTTTAACCATTGTGAATGTGTAAATTGATGACACACTGGGCATGCAAGTTTTCCTTTAGTACTCCATCCAGATAAGTTTGCATATCCGGGGAAATCACTTATTGTCCATAGTAATGCAGCATGCAATTGAAAATTCTGTTTAGTTGATGCATCATATGTTTGAACTCCTATCTCCCATAAATCCTTCAAATCTGCAATAAGAGGTTGCAAGTAGATGTCGATGTTATTCCCTGGAGCGGATGGGCCAGGTATCAATAGTGACAACATAAAGTATGGTtgcttcatacacatccatggtggAAGATTATATGACATTAAAATAACTGGCCACGTACTATGTGTCACACTCATATTTTTGAATGGATTAAATCCATCTGATGCTAAACCAAGCCTTATGTTCCTAGGATCCTTTGCAAATTCTGGATCCTTATGGTCAAATGTTTGCCAAGATGGAGAATCAGCCGGATGTCGCATGTAACCATCCTTTGTACGGGATTCAGAATGCCATCTCATATGGGATGCTGTTTTGGATGACATGAACAAACGTTGTAATCTAGGCTTTATTGGAAAATATCATAAAACCTTACGTGCGATTTTTCTTTTCTCACCAGTAGGATCATTTTCAGATGTTTCCCATCTAAGCTCACTACATATTTTGCATTGAATTCTGTCTTTATCCAACCTCCAAAACAAAGTgcaatcattaggacaagcatCAAACTTTTCATAACCAAGTCCTAATTGCTTCATCAATTTTTCTGCTTCATAGTACGATTTAGGCAAATCATCCATTGCATTTGGAAATGCTTCTCTCAATAAATTTAAAAGCATATCAAAAATCCTGTTGGTCATTTTCCCTAGACACTTCAAGTGAAGCAAACGAATAATAAATGCAAGTTTTGAGAATTTCTTACAACCTGGATATAATTCTTTTtgtgaatcatcaattaatttatagaatttctCTGCCTCTCTAGTTGGAatctccttatcattttcaaatgctGATGTGCTGATAATACTATCATTATGCTCTGGAATCCCAAATGCCTCGTAAACTAATCCTTGCATATCATCTGCATCCTTTCGAGATTGGACAAAATCAGAGTTTGTAGATGCACTATAAGCTATTTCTCCATGAGCTACCCAGTGAGTATAACCTTTGATGAATCCATCAACCGTCAAATGATCATAAGCAACCGCTCTTGAAACAAATATACCAATCTTACACCGCACACAAGGGCATAAAATCATTCCATTTATGTTAGCATTAGAAAATGCAAATTGTaagaaagactcaactccattTCTATACTCCTCAGTTTGTCTCGGTAAAATCATCCAACTCTTATCCATAacgattctaaaaaaaaaattattaaaatcaatTTAACATTATAATAAATTGTTAAATTATAAAATGCATATATACTAAATTTAACATTCATAAATAAAGAACTAAGTTACAAGTGAAATTCAAGTATAAGAACTATAGACCACAAATAtagtttaaatgaaatttaaagagACATGGGATAAGGCTTTACAAATCAAGAATGAAACATCATCACTTAAGAGGATACAACAATATATGGTATCTCATAATTTATCTCACCTAAGAATAATACACAGTacaaaagaaaaatatacaatacaaaaaaaaaaaagaaaggtaacAAGGAAAGACCTTTAAAGCTTAAGCTTCTGGTGTCTTTGACTAAAGCCTCCACTCACCTCACAGCTTCCTTTTGTTCCTGCAATTGAGGTTTTAAAGTTCTCAGAATTCCCTAACGCTTGTTGATCAATGACAAGGAGAATAGTTTGGTTAATTTAAGGATTTCCAACTTTAGCCATATCAAGAGAACAAATCAATGTTTGGAACTTTTTTTAAGTTGCTGAAGTAGTATAGAAATGAGAAAAAGCTTTCAAACAAAAAGAAATGTACAGCATTGTAAAATGACCAGCATAGTTGATGAAGAAAAGCGTGTCTAGCATCTGATCTTAGTTGCTGAAGAAAAGCATAGTTGATTGAAGAAAAGCTTACAATCAAAAAGAAAAGCTTTTTTTGAGTTGCTGAAGAAGCATAGTTGATTTTACTTGTCTAGCATCTGATGCATCATTATAGAGCAGACTTGTTCAAATTTGCTTCCACGAAATAAATGAAGTTATAAGTTTACAAGTTGACTAACTTTTCATTCAAGTACCTAGTTTGTTAAAATGACCAGCTTGTTTTAAATATTTTGGACTAACCAAATACTTGTTTTAAATATGCTGGACTAACCAAATATTATGCAACAATAATGGTGATCATAAACTTTGAAACATCATGACTTAAGAAAACTACACATAGTGACTTCAAAGGGTCAAGGAAATGCATAGAAGTACTTAtttatgaatttaaaataatttaagaccATATAACACTCTTGTACTGAATGGGTTTAAATTGGTCAAAATTGTAAAAAGAATGCATATAATGGCACTAGAGGGTTCAAGGAACACATAGGAGAGTTTATTTGTGAACTTGGTCAAAATTGTAAAAAGAATGCATATAATGGCACTAGAGGGTTCAAGGAACACATAGGAGAGTTTATTTGTGAACTTAGACCAATTTAGCTATATGCATGGTTCTAAATtggttaaaattagaaaataaatcaaTATAAGGACCAATAATCGCATAAGGAATAAGAGTGTTTTGTTTATAAGTTTAGAGCAACTTAGATCTCTTTACTAGTTTTGCCCAAACTTATGGACCTAATCTGGTCAAAATTACAAAAAAGAATGTATATGGTGACTTAATAGGGTCTAAAAAAAAGTATAAAAGTGCTTATCTGTGAACTTAGAGAAGTCTTAGTCCATATAGCAGGTTTGCCAAAATGGCAAAACTACATAAACTCAACCAAGTTTCAAATATTATACATATTATTAATCatacatattaaaaaaatttaatgacATCTTTATTTTTGTAGTGCTAGATGACTTTAAGTTCTTAAGGCAACAAATTCTCAAAAGAGCTCTAAAAGCATAGCATCACACAATCATAGAAATATACAATTGAATGACTTTTAAGTTTAACAGATGGGATTATGAAGCAAAAATCTACTTTAAAGTTTTGTTTGTATACAATACACACTTTGTTGACTTTGTTGCACCAATACGAAGACTACCAAGTCATATTTTATTTGCAAAGAATCACCTAATTATAGAATAATTATGTAAGgaggaaaattataattttataactttGATACATATGCAAGGCAAGGAGCTACGCTCTGTAATTTTGATATATGTGCATAGGGAACAAATAGAATTATGTAGCTTTGATATATGTACAAGTAGGAAAAATACAACCGTGTAACTTTGATGTATGTGCAAGGAAGACATGAAAACGGAATGCAACAAGGAATTATTTGTATTGTTGGGGAAAAATGTATTGAAATTGTATCAGAAAAAATGTAAAGATTACATGAAAACGACATAAAAATGTATTGAAATTGCATCAGACACCTCTCCAAACTACAAGCAATGCAACAAGGAATTATTTGTATTGTTGGGGAATCAATCAGCTTTACTTTCATGGAGGTAGGGTTCGGATTGAAAAAATTAATAGTACACAAAAACAAAAGGTAACATGTAACAAAGAAATACCTTAAACTTCAAATTTCTTAAACCAAAACCTCCACTCACTACTTCCTTTTGTAAACCTGAGGAATCACAGAGGAGGTTGTGCTGTGGAGGAATCGTGGTGGAGACGAGCGATGGaggccggcggcggcggcgacaaGGATGCGTGACTTGGGTGAGAGGAGCGGTGATGGCGAGAATGGGTTAGGGAGGAAAAAGGGTGAGGAGCGGTGACGGCGAGAATGGGTTAGGGAGGAAAAAGGGTGAGGAGCGGTGACGGCGAGAATGGGTTAGGGAGGAAAAAGCATGGGGGAGAGAAGTGGCGACGGCAGGTTAGAGAGGAGAAAGGGAGAGGAGGTAGCGGCGCTTGAGCGGATCTGAGCGGTGACGGCGAAAATTAGAGATTGTCGGCGCGCAAGAAGCAATCGGTGCTCGATCGCTTGGGAACAGAAACCTCGCTTGGCAAAAAACGCGGCTGTGGAGAAAAATACACAATAGGTTATACTTTTAAGTATGTTATATGATGACAATATTAAATTTTGTCACCATATATAATCTAAAATGATATTATAATAGTTCAAATAATCCCTTTTAATATATGTCATTATAAACTATTTATAATGACACTAAAAATTAAATGTCATAAATAAAATGTCATAATAGATCATATTTCTTGTAGTGTCTGTTAGTTTAACCTTGGTGGATGCATAACTTTACATGACATGAAATGAAAATCTAGTATCATTATTACAGAAGAAAcatttttgaaattcaagtttgtATGCTCTTATGTCCATGTTCCCTATGAAAGTTCAAATAGTTTTTCACTTCAAACAAATGCTTGATTAGATGTCTTGTTTTGGAGCTTGTAATGGATTGATCAACATCTTTTTAAAGATTTCATGATTCATTAGATTTATGTGAAGGAATATCCTTCTTGATGATTATCATATGCTGATATGCCTTTATACCAAAAGAGCTTGTATGTTGTATTGTAATGTAATATTTAAACAGGATTACCCTTCTTCTTTACAAAATGTTTCTTTATATCTTTGCCTT includes these proteins:
- the LOC121996613 gene encoding uncharacterized protein LOC121996613 — translated: MDKSWMILPRQTEEYRNGVESFLQFAFSNANINGMILCPCVRCKIGIFVSRAVAYDHLTVDGFIKGYTHWVAHGEIAYSASTNSDFVQSRKDADDMQGLVYEAFGIPEHNDSIISTSAFENDKEIPTREAEKFYKLIDDSQKELYPGCKKFSKLAFIIRLLHLKCLGKMTNRIFDMLLNLLREAFPNAMDDLPKSYYEAEKLMKQLGLGYEKFDACPNDCTLFWRLDKDRIQCKICSELRWETSENDPTASHMRWHSESRTKDGYMRHPADSPSWQTFDHKDPEFAKDPRNIRLGLASDGFNPFKNMSVTHRNNIDIYLQPLIADLKDLWEIGVQTYDASTKQNFQLHAALLWTISDFPGYANLSGWSTKGKLACPVCHQFTHSQWLKHGGKYCYMGHRRFLNSDHVFRKNAQFFDGTEEHGRPPPILSGDMVINELKNLKFTFGKTVNDNSALPFNWKKMSIFFDLPYWKDNVIRHNLDLMHIEKNVCESICGTLLNIEGKSKDNLKSRLDLQEMGIRSSLHPIEKGSNKVYLPPASFSMGKKEKDIFCKVLKKIKVPDGYASNISRCVQMKPTKLSGLKSHDNHILMQQLLPVALRKTLSKSVRIPLIRLSRYFQELCCKVISPTDLVRLKRDIAVILCELEKIFPPSFFDIMVHLTIHLATEVQLAGPVHYRWMYPIERQCELEEGVPHKL